The genomic stretch GGAGCGGAGGGCATGTCGGACGGTATGCACAGCAGAGCGGGCATCAGTGTAGAGCAGAGGAGGACGTGTCGGACGGGATGCCCAGCAGAGAGGTGTCAGTGTAGAGCAGAGGAGGGCGTGTCGGACGATATACATAGCAAAGAGGGCATCAGTGTAGAGCAGATGAGGGCGTATCGGATTTGATGCCCAGCAGAGATGGCATCAGCATAGAGAGGAGGGCATGTCGGATGGTATGCAAAGCAGAGAGGGCGTCAGTGTAGAGCGGAGGAGGCCGTGTCGGACGGGATGCCCAGCAGAGAGGTGTCAGTGTAGAGCAGAGGAGGGCGTGTCGGATGGTATGCACAGCAGAGAGATCGTCAGTGTAGAGCAGATGAGGGCGTATCGGATTCGATGCCCAGCAGAGAGGGCGTCAGTGTAGAGCAGAGGAGAGCGTGTCGGACGGGATGCCCAGCATAGAGGGCATCAGTGTAGTGCGTGTCGGACGAGATACCCAGCAGAGAGGGCGTCAGTGTAGAGCGGAGTAGGACGTGTCGGACGGGATGCCCAGCAGAGAGGGCATGTCAGAAGGGATGCCCAGCAGAGAGGTAGGCGTGTCGGACGGTATGCccaacacagagagagagtcagTGTAGAGCGGAGGAGGGCATGTCGGACGGGATGCCCAGCAAAGAGTGCATCAGTGTAGTGCGTGTCAGACGGGATGCCCAGCAGAGACGGCGTCAGTGTAGAGCGGAGTAGGGCGTGTCGGACGGGATGCCCAGCAGAGAGGGCATGTCAGACGGGATGCCCAGCAGAGAGGTCGGCGTGTCGGACGGGATGCCCAACAGAGAGAGAGTCAGTGTAGAGCGGAGGAGGGCGTGTCGGACGGGATGCCCAGCAAAGAGGGCATCAGTGTAGTGCGTGTCGGAGGGGATGCCCAGCAGAGAGGGCATCAGTTTATTGCGTGCCGGACGGGATGCCCGGCAGAGAGGGCGTCAGTGTAGACAGAGTAGGGCGTGTCGGATGGGATGCCCAGCAGAGAGGGCATGTCAGACGGGATGCCCAACAGAGAGAGAGTCAGTGTAGAGCGGAGGAGGGCGTGTCGGACGGGATGCCGAAAGTTTGACTTGCCATGAGAGTGCGCTAACAAGGTGACGCCGTGAGACCACCTCGATGAGCGTTATCTTTCTGatcatagccctccagctcaggtgagttTTCCATTTCTGCCTGATTTCCATACAGAGATAAAAAGAAATggaagaggccattttcttctcgcatccatcagTTTCGGCATAAGAGTTGTACTGACATCGAGGCGATGCGCGAAAACGGCTATGGGAGAATGCCCCCTTGTAGAAAGagcatcctctcttaatctccctcctcgCCATCTAACCCCCTTCAGGAAATACATCtcacttaaatggcaaggcatacgtaGCAGCAGGTCaagctgtggctttattacacacaatggtGGTGCCTCAAGCATAtaagactgatctgctaagagacctggacaGAGGCGAGGGCCTTTCTCCTGATCAAGTAGTCGCGCTGCACCACAGATctctctctccgtgctaccaagcaggcctcctccgccatgggcaggactatggcagCCATGGTGGCAGCAGAGAGAcgtctgtggatgaacctggcagacatcgggaagaaagaaaagacTTTCTTTGCAAATGCTTAGGTATCGCCTTCCGAACTTTTCGGTATCTCCGTTGAGATGGTGATCGAGAGGTTCAGGGCGATGAAGGCATGCTATGCTGCTTTCATTAcacttaacatttaattatttagcagatgcttttatccaaagtgacttccaaatgagaacaatagaagcaatcagaacaacaagagaacaacaacagtatataagtgctatgacaagtctcagttagtctagtacagaacacatagccaaggttattattattattattattttaatatatgaaagacaagaaaagtcctattattagttggttaagtgctggcgaaaaagaggagtctttagatgtttcttgaaaatgagtaaagactcagctgtatgaattgagattgggaggtcattccaccagcagggcacagtccaggagaaggtctgtgagagtgattttgaacttctttgggatggcaccacaaggcatcgttcacttgcagagtacaaacttctggagggcacataagattgaagACTTTCAGATCCTTCATTCCTTCATTACAGAAGGCTAGTATCGCGACTCAAGCCCCCCCaggaatcgtgggtcacaagGAGGTAAGCAGAATCTAAGGGATGTTCTCCAGATGAGGCATCAGCGTTCTCATCTGAATCAGAGCGATACTTACCATCTACTCGTTCTCTTTGAGGGTTTCTACATCTGcctttatcctccccttcctaaatCCCCTGTAaaaccagctctccacctgatcgaggataggtggaaacctctcacataacagtctcctatgctgggcctataatgtttttggctggttctaagttcatagcaaccaccttactgatggtcctgactaaaaggaggcgccccttgagcggggctccagcgCAAGAACCAGGGTGGGTCAGTATGGTCCATTCTGTATTtacttatatgtatgtatgtatatatgtattaaattgctggtggttatgtgtgtaCTAATCTTCTTTGTGTTTCTTTGcagtgcactttctgaaatcctgtacggtaagggttacgctcTGCcttgttccctttcttgagatgattagaccttggttccttgggctccattcagccagtgtgcattgtttatacacttcaagcagcGTTTCCCTCTaaatgaggggctatttgggcaaTTCTtgcggtagtttagcagcgctccccttttccaagaagggtcacctatgagtgcgctactcaGAGTTCTCTgttttccccagagcgctccagtattatttccacagatcgagttgatgactctcaatcatactgttttgagatgcaccattccatctatgagctgctctatcagagtgccacgagaacccctccttagaacagtatttgaaaatctatgctatggtaagtgtgcacgtgaagtttttgcacactttctgaaatccacactgtggtaagtttgcacactagtattctgcgttctttcgaAAATTCTATATGGTGAgggcggttgcttcgtgccctttcttgagttggtaataGCCCTGTTAATCTTGGGCTCCACTCTACCCATGTATCATCGGATACCAATGTAagcagggtgttgctactagagatctgttgagacagctctttcagcaagcttatgcaaaaGCTAgaggtagcccctgtgtgacaggcaagacttagtataaaaggctaggttcttagccgtttacctttaaagaaatctttcttgattccaggtcttcagctctaccccgggccgaggccctaacaattaagtttaGCTTAGGCCTTCGGCTGTAAGGGGTgctgtcacagacagccatctaaacgtcgcaggggcaactcccatggaaatggtagagttggtacttcaTGTTCACCacgattctggcctgcactcccctcagcatggcggtgtgggtatactgttcctcatagtgacccctagaggacgcagttcaaagttcccttgaaagggaacgtgttatgttacgaatgtaaccatggttgcCTGAGTAGGAaacaagacactgcgtcctctaccTCCCTGCCGTGCTTTGGCTGCAAGCTTCAGACAAAGAAGTGGATgatgtgttctcccggtgcctgtttatagtcgtgccggtagtgacgtcacaggctgtcgccggccaacaagttgatgttttttcaatgtatgcttcagacacgggtcatgagATGTTCCCCAAagcaacccctagaggacgcagtgtctcgttccctactcggGGAACCATgattacattcgtaacctgagacattaATGGGTATACAACAGAAAACTAtagtttgaatttaattattggatcaatatttgatatgtatttttttatatgtagaaaAATTTAGATAAATAAGCAAGAGCTTCCGCTTATATCTTTTTCAGTGAATATGTGTATTGtggaaatgtattaaataatttgttaaattgtTGTTGATATCAGATAAATGTGTGAAGGGGaaggaaaacataaaaaatagtcttCACAGGCTTTGTCTGGCATTCATCGTTTTCAAAATGATGTGTTCCCCATCGTTGTGATTATTTCGGAGACTCCTGGCGCACCTGTCGCTTCAGGGACACCAGCTCCATGTCCAGCTGATGCAGGACAGAGTTAACAGCACTGGAGCAGCTGGACACGGCCACCATGCCTCCTGTGTGAGGTACATGCCTTTGGGAGGGCGGCACCTGGAGCGCTGGCTGTGGTGACGGTGCTGCAGCGTCTGGTGCTCTCTCCGTCCCAGAGCAATTCTGGAGCTCAGCATCGGAGGCTCTACAGGACTCTGTCAGGAGGAAAAACAAACCCCTGCATTGAGACACTGGAAAAAGATGAGATATAAACAGCTTTTACATACCTTTGAATacatgaaataatttaaatacgcATTCATAACAAATTGACATTACCTCCTTCTTGGTCTCTTTCGTAGGGTCATAGTCGCTGTCGTTGGCCTCAACAGGGTTGGTGTCTTCCATCTCTTCCTCAATATtaagtcaaaaataaaaatactagaaACCCTAAAAACTTGAATCATCTTGTAATTGAGCTCAAAGATCAGAAACGAGGCAAGTGAACAGACAGATGACCTTTCATCTGGATTACTCCGGTTCGCCAGCTTTCGTGCTTGTCGGTCCATCAGGCTCGTCCGGGACCGCGTTTTCTTCCACGAATAGTAGTACTTCACAAGACTGGATATGGATTTGTCTGGCAACTACAATCAATTATCAAAATCAAGAATATTTAAGGTAAAATATAACATTGTAAATAATGATGTTGCCAGGTTTTATGAAGAG from Carassius gibelio isolate Cgi1373 ecotype wild population from Czech Republic chromosome A22, carGib1.2-hapl.c, whole genome shotgun sequence encodes the following:
- the LOC127942498 gene encoding LOW QUALITY PROTEIN: REST corepressor 3-like (The sequence of the model RefSeq protein was modified relative to this genomic sequence to represent the inferred CDS: inserted 1 base in 1 codon), which gives rise to ARHWDLKGAWFHSPEAVSNWSGSTKFSDKDNGGMLVWSPHHTIVDSKLYEYIAIAKEKHGYNESAALGMLFWHKHSIEKSLADLPNFTPFPDEWTVEDRVLFEQAFSFHGKSFHRIQQMLPDKSISSLVKYYYSWKKTRSRTSLMDRQARKLANRSNPDERSSEEMEDTNPVEANDSDYDPTKETKKESPVEPPMLSSRIALGRREHQTLQHRHHSQRSRCRPPKGMYLTQEXMVAVSSCSSAVNSVLHQLDMELVSLKRQVRQESPK